The Flavobacteriales bacterium genomic interval AAAAAATTGGATTGATGGCAAAACAAGGGTAATCTGTTCAACCAATGCATTCGGAATGGGAATCGATAAACCGGATGTACGTCTGGTGGTGCATATAGATCTTCCCGATTCGCCGGAAGCCTATTTTCAGGAAGCAGGTAGGGGAGGAAGAGATGGAGAAAAAGCATGGTCCATTATATTATACGACGATGCCGATCTTTTCGCTCTGGAAGAATCGGTTAAACAATCCTTTCCTGATCCGGAAATCATAAAACGAAGTTATGTTGCCCTGTGCAATTATTACCAATTGGCTGTAGGTTCAGGATTAGATGAGAGTTATGAATTCGACCTCAGCGAATTTTCGGAACGATTTGGATTAATTCCCAATCAGGTATTTCATTCTTTAAAATTGCTTGAATTAGGCGGATTTATTCAGCTTTCAGATGCCTTTTCTCAGCCTTCTCATATCCGCATGTTAATGAATGCAGGTGATCTTTATAATTTTCAAATCAGCAATAAAAGTTTCGACGGATTCATCAAATTACTCTTACGATCCTATTCCGGATTGTTTGATGGAGCAGTGAAAATCAATGAAAAACAAATTGCTGAACGGAGTAATAAAACCGAAGAAGTCATTGTGCGCTATTTGCAAAAACTCGATGAGTTGAAAGTCCTCGTTTATGTTCCCCGTTCCGATAAACCGCGCATCAATTTTACCAGAGAAAGGGTTCAGGAAAAAGACTTTGTATTGACTCCTGAAGTATACCTGAACAGGAAAAAAACTGCATTTCAGCGAATGGAAACGATGCTGAATTATGTTCAGAACACAAGTGAATGCAGATCGACCATTTTACTCCGCTATTTTGGAGAAGATCCCGAATACCGTTGTGGCATTTGTGATCATTGTCTCCGGGAAAATAAAATACATATCAGCAATATTGAAATGAACAGTATTTCTGAAGAAATAAAAAAAATTCTGGGGGCTGGTCCCCTAGGTATGAAAGCCCTGCGCGATCAGCTTACGCATCACAATGAAAATAAGGTGAAAACGATCATACGTTGGTTATTGGATAATGATAACCTCAAAATCAACGAACACAACCAGGTTTTCTGGAATACCCATTGATCGAAAAAAAACTGCATATTTGCTGTTCAAATTCAAAACCATGGGAAATAATCTGCTTAAAGGAAAAAAGGGAATCATTTTCGGTGCCCTGAATGATATGTCAATTGCCTGGAAAGTGGCCGAACGTTGCTATGAAGAGGGAGCTGAAATTGTATTGACCAATGCACCTGTTGCCATGCGCATGGGGGAAATTAATAATCTTGCTGCCAAGTGTGGAAATGCACCGGTTATTCCTGCAGATGCTACTTCAATGGAAGATATGGAAAACCTGGTAGCTAAAGCTATGGAGCATTTTGGTGGCAAATTCGATTTCGTGTTGCACAGTATTGGTATGTCGCTCAATGTACGCAAAGGCAAGCCTTATAACGATCTCAATCACGAATGGATGCTGAAAACAATGGATATTTCGGCTATTTCATTCCATAAATTATTGCAAACCTGCATGAAAAAAGATGCACTTAACGATTGGGGATCGGTATTGGGATTAACCTATATCGCTGCTCAACGTGTGTTTCCGGATTATAACGAAATGGCTGAGGCAAAATCGTTGCTGGAATCCATTGCCAGAAGTTTCGGATACCATTATGGCGTTTCTAAAAAAGTGCGTGTTAACACCATTTCTCAATCGCCAACCATGACCACCGCAGGCAGTGGTGTAAAAGGATTTTCTGAATTCATTTCGTTCTCAGAAAAAATGAGTCCACTTGGTAATGCATCTGCACAAGATTGTGCCAACTATTGTGTAGTAATGTTCTCTGATCTTACCCGATATGTCACCATGCAGAACCTTTTCCACGATGGAGGATTTTCCAATACAGGAGTCACACAGGCCGTGATTGAAAAGTTTGCTGAATAACTACTTATTTCTTTAAATATAAAAGGTCCTTCATTTTATTGTTGGACCTTTTTTTTATCTAAAAAAAATCCCCGCACTAAGCGGGAATTTAATTTTATTAATCTTCAGAAGGATTTTCTTCTTCTTTCTTTGGCTTCTTTTTGGATCCGCCACTACCTTTCACCACTTGAATAGTCAAATCTTTTTTTTCCTTATCGAAACCAACTTTAATGGTATCGCCTTCGGTGAGGTTCGATTTAATGATTTCTTCTGCGAGTGGATCTTCGAGGTATTTTTGGATGGCACGTTTAAGTGGACGAGCACCAAATTTTTCATCAAATCCATTGTCGGAAATATAATCCTTCGCATCTTCAGTAAGTTCGATTTTATAACCCAACTCATTGATGCGCGAATACAATTTCATCAATTCAATATCAATGATTTTGTGAATGTCCTCACGTTTAAGTGAATTGAACATAATTACATCATCAATACGATTTAAAAACTCAGGTGCAAAGGCTTTGCGAAGAGCTGATTCAACAACTCCTTTTGTATCGGCCGTTTGAGCTTCTGTTTTTGCTTTCGTTCCAAATCCAACACCCGTACCGAAATCACTTAATTGACGAGCTCCAATGTTGGATGTCATAATGATTATCGTATTGCGGAAATCGATTTTGCGACCTAAACTATCGGTCATTTGACCATCATCTAAAGCCTGCAGGAGTAAATTGAATACATCCGGATGGGCTTTTTCAATTTCATCGAGGAGAACGATGGAGTAGGGACGACGACGCACTTTTTCGGTTAATTGTCCGCCTTCTTCATATCCTACATATCCCGGAGGCGCTCCGATTAATCGGCTCACGGCAAATTTTTCCATGTATTCGCTCATATCAATACGAATCATGGCTTCGTCGGAGTCGAACAAGTATTTTGCAAGTTCTTTTGCCAGCTGAGTTTTACCAACACCGGTAGGACCAAGGAAAATAAATGATCCAATTGGTTTATTCGGATCTTTTAATCCGGCACGGTTACGTTGAATAGCTTTTACAACTTTTTGTACAGCCTCTTCTTGTCCGATTACTCTTCCTTTCAGGTTATCGGCCATTTGTACCAATCGGCCACTTTCTTTCTGAGCAATACG includes:
- a CDS encoding RecQ family ATP-dependent DNA helicase, producing the protein MITELRSILQQYWGHRQFRPNQEEIIRSAMEGHDTLALLPTGGGKSVCFQVPAMAKKGICIVVSPLIALMKDQVRNLNQKGIKSLAIVSGMDKREIDITLDNCVYGDVKFLYVSPERLQTTIFKERVKKMHVNFIAVDEAHCISQWGYDFRPPYLQIAELRELLPHVPVIALTATATPEVIEDIQLRLNFKNAQVFKSSFARKNLAYLVRKEEDKHARLLKLFHQIPGTGIVYVRNRKRTMEFASFLQKNGIKADYYHAGLEGKIREEKQKNWIDGKTRVICSTNAFGMGIDKPDVRLVVHIDLPDSPEAYFQEAGRGGRDGEKAWSIILYDDADLFALEESVKQSFPDPEIIKRSYVALCNYYQLAVGSGLDESYEFDLSEFSERFGLIPNQVFHSLKLLELGGFIQLSDAFSQPSHIRMLMNAGDLYNFQISNKSFDGFIKLLLRSYSGLFDGAVKINEKQIAERSNKTEEVIVRYLQKLDELKVLVYVPRSDKPRINFTRERVQEKDFVLTPEVYLNRKKTAFQRMETMLNYVQNTSECRSTILLRYFGEDPEYRCGICDHCLRENKIHISNIEMNSISEEIKKILGAGPLGMKALRDQLTHHNENKVKTIIRWLLDNDNLKINEHNQVFWNTH
- a CDS encoding SDR family oxidoreductase, producing MGNNLLKGKKGIIFGALNDMSIAWKVAERCYEEGAEIVLTNAPVAMRMGEINNLAAKCGNAPVIPADATSMEDMENLVAKAMEHFGGKFDFVLHSIGMSLNVRKGKPYNDLNHEWMLKTMDISAISFHKLLQTCMKKDALNDWGSVLGLTYIAAQRVFPDYNEMAEAKSLLESIARSFGYHYGVSKKVRVNTISQSPTMTTAGSGVKGFSEFISFSEKMSPLGNASAQDCANYCVVMFSDLTRYVTMQNLFHDGGFSNTGVTQAVIEKFAE